Proteins found in one Mustela lutreola isolate mMusLut2 chromosome 10, mMusLut2.pri, whole genome shotgun sequence genomic segment:
- the LOC131809768 gene encoding solute carrier family 2, facilitated glucose transporter member 5 isoform X2, protein MLMATSWMLMATASSSSRVGADGLRPKKGSRRNSAFVILAERKSQALPSGKPKMEQQSPTKKEGRLTLVLSLATLIAAFGSSFQYGYNVAAVNSPAELMKEFYNQTYYERNNNYINEFSLTLLWSVSVSMFPFGGFLGSLMVGPLVNKFGRKGTLLFNNIFSIVPAILMGCSEVARSFEMIIVSRLLVGICAGLSSNVVPMYLGELAPKNLRGALGVVPQLFITVGILVAQIFGLRSLLANKEGWPILLGLTGIPAALQLLLLPFFPESPRYLLIQKKDEVAAKNALKKLRGWGDVGSEMEEIRQEDEAEKAAGFISVLKLFSMRSLRWQVISIIILMGGQQLSGVNAIYYYADQIYLSAGVKHHDVQYVTVGTGAVNVLMTVCAVFVVELLGRRVLLLLGFSVCFAACCVLTAALALQDTISWMPYVSIACVICYVVGHALGPSPIPALLITEIFLQSSRPAAFMVGGSVHWLSNFAVGLIFPFIQVGLGPYSFIIFAVICLLTTVYIFLVVPETKGKTFMEINQIFTKMNKVSEVHPEKKELKDFPISASGL, encoded by the exons ATGCTGATGGCCACGTCATGGATGCTGATGGCCACGGCATCTTCGTCAAGCCGTGTGGGGGCAGATGGGCTGCGGCCgaagaaaggaagcaggagaAACAG TGCTTTTGTTATTTTGGCTGAAAGGAAGTCGCAGGCGCTCCCCTCTGGCAAGCCCAAGATGGAGCAGCAGAGCCCCACCAAGAAGGAGGGG AGGCTGACGCTGGTACTTTCACTGGCGACGCTGATAGCTGCCTTTGGGTCATCTTTCCAGTATGGGTACAACGTGGCCGCCGTTAACTCCCCTGCCGAG CTCATGAAAGAGTTTTATAACCAGACCTACTATGAGCGCAACAATAACTACATCAACGAGTTTTCCTTGACGTTGCTGTGGTCTGTTTCCGTGTCCATGTTCCCGTTTGGAGGCTTCCTCGGCTCCCTCATGGTCGGCCCTTTGGTGAATAAATTTGGCAG GAAAGGGACTTTGCTCTTCAACAACATCTTCTCCATTGTACCCGCGATCTTAATGGGGTGCAGCGAGGTCGCCCGGTCGTTCGAGATGATCATTGTGTCCAGACTTTTGGTGGGAATATGTGCAG GTCTGTCTTCCAACGTTGTCCCTATGTACCTGGGGGAGCTGGCCCCTAAAAACCTGAGGGGAGCCCTCGGGGTGGTCCCTCAGCTCTTCATCACCGTTGGCATCCTCGTGGCTCAGATCTTCGGTCTCCGGAGCCTCCTGGCCAACAAGGAAG GCTGGCCCATCCTGCTCGGGCTGACGGGGATCCCGGCGGCCCTGCAGCTTCTCCTCTTGCCCTTCTTCCCTGAGAGCCCCCGGTACCTGCTGATTCAAAAGAAGGATGAGGTGGCTGCCAAAAACG cgctGAAGAAGCTGCGGGGCTGGGGCGACGTGGGCTCCGAGATGGAGGAGATCCGGCAGGAGGACGAGGCGGAGAAGGCGGCGGGCTTCATCTCCGTGCTCAAGCTGTTCAGCATGAGGTCCCTGCGGTGGCAGGTCATCTCCATCATCATCCTCATGGGCGGCCAGCAGCTGTCGGGGGTGAACGCG ATCTACTACTACGCAGACCAGATCTACCTGAGTGCAGGGGTGAAACACCATGACGTCCAGTACGTGACCGTGGGCACCGGGGCCGTCAACGTGCTGATGACCGTCTGTGCC GTGTTCGTGGTGGAGCTCCTGGGGCGGAGGGTCCTTCTCCTCCTGGGCTTCTCCGTCTGCTTCGCCGCCTGCTGCGTGCTGACGGCTGCTCTGGCCCTGCAG GACACGATCTCCTGGATGCCTTACGTCAGCATCGCCTGCGTCATCTGCTACGTGGTCGGACACGCCCTCGGGCCCA GCCCCATCCCCGCGCTGCTCATCACCGAGATCTTCCTGCAGTCCTCCCGGCCGGCTGCCTTCATGGTGGGGGGCAGCGTCCACTGGCTCTCCAACTTCGCCGTGGGCTTAATCTTCCCATTCATCCAA GTGGGCCTCGGACCTTACAGCTTCATCATTTTTGCTGTGATCTGTCTTCTCACCACCGTCTACATCTTCCTGGTTGTCCCTGAGACCAAGGGCAAGACATTCATGGAGATCAACCAGATTTTCACCAAGATGAATAAGGTGTCAGAGGTGCACCCGGAGAAGAAGGAACTGAAGGACTTCCCGATCTCTGCTTCGGGGCTGTAA
- the LOC131809768 gene encoding solute carrier family 2, facilitated glucose transporter member 5 isoform X3: MNPLLIPLWREERARFHLWGLQAGLAPLLLGCCLDVNRLVLCGVSASGLAPQLSAEVLLGGRPGDLGSHEGAHVHGTGPPWEHGEEDAPGAASESHIQAPRLTLVLSLATLIAAFGSSFQYGYNVAAVNSPAELMKEFYNQTYYERNNNYINEFSLTLLWSVSVSMFPFGGFLGSLMVGPLVNKFGRKGTLLFNNIFSIVPAILMGCSEVARSFEMIIVSRLLVGICAGLSSNVVPMYLGELAPKNLRGALGVVPQLFITVGILVAQIFGLRSLLANKEGWPILLGLTGIPAALQLLLLPFFPESPRYLLIQKKDEVAAKNALKKLRGWGDVGSEMEEIRQEDEAEKAAGFISVLKLFSMRSLRWQVISIIILMGGQQLSGVNAIYYYADQIYLSAGVKHHDVQYVTVGTGAVNVLMTVCAVFVVELLGRRVLLLLGFSVCFAACCVLTAALALQDTISWMPYVSIACVICYVVGHALGPSPIPALLITEIFLQSSRPAAFMVGGSVHWLSNFAVGLIFPFIQVGLGPYSFIIFAVICLLTTVYIFLVVPETKGKTFMEINQIFTKMNKVSEVHPEKKELKDFPISASGL; encoded by the exons ATGAACCCTTTGTTAATTCCTttgtggagggaggagagggccAGGTTTCATTTGTGGGGCCTCCAGGCAGGTCTTGCCCCACTGCTGCTTGGATGCTGCTTGGATGTTAACCGGCTGGTGCTCTGTGGTGTCTCTGCCTCCGGCCTGGCTCCTCAGCTCTCTGCAGAGGTGCTGCTTGGAGGGAGACCCGGGGACCTCGGCAGCCATGAGGGAGCACATGTCCACGGGACGGGGCCTCCGTGGGAGCACGGAGAGGAAGATGCTCCAGGGGCGGCTTCTGAGAGCCACATCCAGGCTCCG AGGCTGACGCTGGTACTTTCACTGGCGACGCTGATAGCTGCCTTTGGGTCATCTTTCCAGTATGGGTACAACGTGGCCGCCGTTAACTCCCCTGCCGAG CTCATGAAAGAGTTTTATAACCAGACCTACTATGAGCGCAACAATAACTACATCAACGAGTTTTCCTTGACGTTGCTGTGGTCTGTTTCCGTGTCCATGTTCCCGTTTGGAGGCTTCCTCGGCTCCCTCATGGTCGGCCCTTTGGTGAATAAATTTGGCAG GAAAGGGACTTTGCTCTTCAACAACATCTTCTCCATTGTACCCGCGATCTTAATGGGGTGCAGCGAGGTCGCCCGGTCGTTCGAGATGATCATTGTGTCCAGACTTTTGGTGGGAATATGTGCAG GTCTGTCTTCCAACGTTGTCCCTATGTACCTGGGGGAGCTGGCCCCTAAAAACCTGAGGGGAGCCCTCGGGGTGGTCCCTCAGCTCTTCATCACCGTTGGCATCCTCGTGGCTCAGATCTTCGGTCTCCGGAGCCTCCTGGCCAACAAGGAAG GCTGGCCCATCCTGCTCGGGCTGACGGGGATCCCGGCGGCCCTGCAGCTTCTCCTCTTGCCCTTCTTCCCTGAGAGCCCCCGGTACCTGCTGATTCAAAAGAAGGATGAGGTGGCTGCCAAAAACG cgctGAAGAAGCTGCGGGGCTGGGGCGACGTGGGCTCCGAGATGGAGGAGATCCGGCAGGAGGACGAGGCGGAGAAGGCGGCGGGCTTCATCTCCGTGCTCAAGCTGTTCAGCATGAGGTCCCTGCGGTGGCAGGTCATCTCCATCATCATCCTCATGGGCGGCCAGCAGCTGTCGGGGGTGAACGCG ATCTACTACTACGCAGACCAGATCTACCTGAGTGCAGGGGTGAAACACCATGACGTCCAGTACGTGACCGTGGGCACCGGGGCCGTCAACGTGCTGATGACCGTCTGTGCC GTGTTCGTGGTGGAGCTCCTGGGGCGGAGGGTCCTTCTCCTCCTGGGCTTCTCCGTCTGCTTCGCCGCCTGCTGCGTGCTGACGGCTGCTCTGGCCCTGCAG GACACGATCTCCTGGATGCCTTACGTCAGCATCGCCTGCGTCATCTGCTACGTGGTCGGACACGCCCTCGGGCCCA GCCCCATCCCCGCGCTGCTCATCACCGAGATCTTCCTGCAGTCCTCCCGGCCGGCTGCCTTCATGGTGGGGGGCAGCGTCCACTGGCTCTCCAACTTCGCCGTGGGCTTAATCTTCCCATTCATCCAA GTGGGCCTCGGACCTTACAGCTTCATCATTTTTGCTGTGATCTGTCTTCTCACCACCGTCTACATCTTCCTGGTTGTCCCTGAGACCAAGGGCAAGACATTCATGGAGATCAACCAGATTTTCACCAAGATGAATAAGGTGTCAGAGGTGCACCCGGAGAAGAAGGAACTGAAGGACTTCCCGATCTCTGCTTCGGGGCTGTAA
- the LOC131809768 gene encoding solute carrier family 2, facilitated glucose transporter member 5 isoform X4 produces the protein MEQQSPTKKEGRLTLVLSLATLIAAFGSSFQYGYNVAAVNSPAELMKEFYNQTYYERNNNYINEFSLTLLWSVSVSMFPFGGFLGSLMVGPLVNKFGRKGTLLFNNIFSIVPAILMGCSEVARSFEMIIVSRLLVGICAGLSSNVVPMYLGELAPKNLRGALGVVPQLFITVGILVAQIFGLRSLLANKEGWPILLGLTGIPAALQLLLLPFFPESPRYLLIQKKDEVAAKNALKKLRGWGDVGSEMEEIRQEDEAEKAAGFISVLKLFSMRSLRWQVISIIILMGGQQLSGVNAIYYYADQIYLSAGVKHHDVQYVTVGTGAVNVLMTVCAVFVVELLGRRVLLLLGFSVCFAACCVLTAALALQDTISWMPYVSIACVICYVVGHALGPSPIPALLITEIFLQSSRPAAFMVGGSVHWLSNFAVGLIFPFIQVGLGPYSFIIFAVICLLTTVYIFLVVPETKGKTFMEINQIFTKMNKVSEVHPEKKELKDFPISASGL, from the exons ATGGAGCAGCAGAGCCCCACCAAGAAGGAGGGG AGGCTGACGCTGGTACTTTCACTGGCGACGCTGATAGCTGCCTTTGGGTCATCTTTCCAGTATGGGTACAACGTGGCCGCCGTTAACTCCCCTGCCGAG CTCATGAAAGAGTTTTATAACCAGACCTACTATGAGCGCAACAATAACTACATCAACGAGTTTTCCTTGACGTTGCTGTGGTCTGTTTCCGTGTCCATGTTCCCGTTTGGAGGCTTCCTCGGCTCCCTCATGGTCGGCCCTTTGGTGAATAAATTTGGCAG GAAAGGGACTTTGCTCTTCAACAACATCTTCTCCATTGTACCCGCGATCTTAATGGGGTGCAGCGAGGTCGCCCGGTCGTTCGAGATGATCATTGTGTCCAGACTTTTGGTGGGAATATGTGCAG GTCTGTCTTCCAACGTTGTCCCTATGTACCTGGGGGAGCTGGCCCCTAAAAACCTGAGGGGAGCCCTCGGGGTGGTCCCTCAGCTCTTCATCACCGTTGGCATCCTCGTGGCTCAGATCTTCGGTCTCCGGAGCCTCCTGGCCAACAAGGAAG GCTGGCCCATCCTGCTCGGGCTGACGGGGATCCCGGCGGCCCTGCAGCTTCTCCTCTTGCCCTTCTTCCCTGAGAGCCCCCGGTACCTGCTGATTCAAAAGAAGGATGAGGTGGCTGCCAAAAACG cgctGAAGAAGCTGCGGGGCTGGGGCGACGTGGGCTCCGAGATGGAGGAGATCCGGCAGGAGGACGAGGCGGAGAAGGCGGCGGGCTTCATCTCCGTGCTCAAGCTGTTCAGCATGAGGTCCCTGCGGTGGCAGGTCATCTCCATCATCATCCTCATGGGCGGCCAGCAGCTGTCGGGGGTGAACGCG ATCTACTACTACGCAGACCAGATCTACCTGAGTGCAGGGGTGAAACACCATGACGTCCAGTACGTGACCGTGGGCACCGGGGCCGTCAACGTGCTGATGACCGTCTGTGCC GTGTTCGTGGTGGAGCTCCTGGGGCGGAGGGTCCTTCTCCTCCTGGGCTTCTCCGTCTGCTTCGCCGCCTGCTGCGTGCTGACGGCTGCTCTGGCCCTGCAG GACACGATCTCCTGGATGCCTTACGTCAGCATCGCCTGCGTCATCTGCTACGTGGTCGGACACGCCCTCGGGCCCA GCCCCATCCCCGCGCTGCTCATCACCGAGATCTTCCTGCAGTCCTCCCGGCCGGCTGCCTTCATGGTGGGGGGCAGCGTCCACTGGCTCTCCAACTTCGCCGTGGGCTTAATCTTCCCATTCATCCAA GTGGGCCTCGGACCTTACAGCTTCATCATTTTTGCTGTGATCTGTCTTCTCACCACCGTCTACATCTTCCTGGTTGTCCCTGAGACCAAGGGCAAGACATTCATGGAGATCAACCAGATTTTCACCAAGATGAATAAGGTGTCAGAGGTGCACCCGGAGAAGAAGGAACTGAAGGACTTCCCGATCTCTGCTTCGGGGCTGTAA
- the LOC131809768 gene encoding solute carrier family 2, facilitated glucose transporter member 5 isoform X1 codes for MSLEAFYYRADESLWEVLPGDREVLCSFHPSGPESRGKRQVAWMLMATSWMLMATASSSSRVGADGLRPKKGSRRNSAFVILAERKSQALPSGKPKMEQQSPTKKEGALRRICLYLWRQRYLPVPVMPEPGAEGSRVHRQRLTLVLSLATLIAAFGSSFQYGYNVAAVNSPAELMKEFYNQTYYERNNNYINEFSLTLLWSVSVSMFPFGGFLGSLMVGPLVNKFGRKGTLLFNNIFSIVPAILMGCSEVARSFEMIIVSRLLVGICAGLSSNVVPMYLGELAPKNLRGALGVVPQLFITVGILVAQIFGLRSLLANKEGWPILLGLTGIPAALQLLLLPFFPESPRYLLIQKKDEVAAKNALKKLRGWGDVGSEMEEIRQEDEAEKAAGFISVLKLFSMRSLRWQVISIIILMGGQQLSGVNAIYYYADQIYLSAGVKHHDVQYVTVGTGAVNVLMTVCAVFVVELLGRRVLLLLGFSVCFAACCVLTAALALQDTISWMPYVSIACVICYVVGHALGPSPIPALLITEIFLQSSRPAAFMVGGSVHWLSNFAVGLIFPFIQVGLGPYSFIIFAVICLLTTVYIFLVVPETKGKTFMEINQIFTKMNKVSEVHPEKKELKDFPISASGL; via the exons ATGTCGCTTGAGGCTTTCTATTACAGAGCTGACGAGAGTCTCTGGGAAGTTCTTCCAGGGGACCGTGAAGTTCTGTGCAGCTTCCATCCTTCTGGGCCAGAGTCTCGCGGGAAAAGGCAAGTGGCATGGATGCTGATGGCCACGTCATGGATGCTGATGGCCACGGCATCTTCGTCAAGCCGTGTGGGGGCAGATGGGCTGCGGCCgaagaaaggaagcaggagaAACAG TGCTTTTGTTATTTTGGCTGAAAGGAAGTCGCAGGCGCTCCCCTCTGGCAAGCCCAAGATGGAGCAGCAGAGCCCCACCAAGAAGGAGGGG GCATTGCGGCGCATCTGCCTGTATTTGTGGAGACAGAGGTACCTGCCCGTGCCGGTGATGCCGGAGCCGGGCGCGGAGGGGAGCCGGGTCCACAGACAG AGGCTGACGCTGGTACTTTCACTGGCGACGCTGATAGCTGCCTTTGGGTCATCTTTCCAGTATGGGTACAACGTGGCCGCCGTTAACTCCCCTGCCGAG CTCATGAAAGAGTTTTATAACCAGACCTACTATGAGCGCAACAATAACTACATCAACGAGTTTTCCTTGACGTTGCTGTGGTCTGTTTCCGTGTCCATGTTCCCGTTTGGAGGCTTCCTCGGCTCCCTCATGGTCGGCCCTTTGGTGAATAAATTTGGCAG GAAAGGGACTTTGCTCTTCAACAACATCTTCTCCATTGTACCCGCGATCTTAATGGGGTGCAGCGAGGTCGCCCGGTCGTTCGAGATGATCATTGTGTCCAGACTTTTGGTGGGAATATGTGCAG GTCTGTCTTCCAACGTTGTCCCTATGTACCTGGGGGAGCTGGCCCCTAAAAACCTGAGGGGAGCCCTCGGGGTGGTCCCTCAGCTCTTCATCACCGTTGGCATCCTCGTGGCTCAGATCTTCGGTCTCCGGAGCCTCCTGGCCAACAAGGAAG GCTGGCCCATCCTGCTCGGGCTGACGGGGATCCCGGCGGCCCTGCAGCTTCTCCTCTTGCCCTTCTTCCCTGAGAGCCCCCGGTACCTGCTGATTCAAAAGAAGGATGAGGTGGCTGCCAAAAACG cgctGAAGAAGCTGCGGGGCTGGGGCGACGTGGGCTCCGAGATGGAGGAGATCCGGCAGGAGGACGAGGCGGAGAAGGCGGCGGGCTTCATCTCCGTGCTCAAGCTGTTCAGCATGAGGTCCCTGCGGTGGCAGGTCATCTCCATCATCATCCTCATGGGCGGCCAGCAGCTGTCGGGGGTGAACGCG ATCTACTACTACGCAGACCAGATCTACCTGAGTGCAGGGGTGAAACACCATGACGTCCAGTACGTGACCGTGGGCACCGGGGCCGTCAACGTGCTGATGACCGTCTGTGCC GTGTTCGTGGTGGAGCTCCTGGGGCGGAGGGTCCTTCTCCTCCTGGGCTTCTCCGTCTGCTTCGCCGCCTGCTGCGTGCTGACGGCTGCTCTGGCCCTGCAG GACACGATCTCCTGGATGCCTTACGTCAGCATCGCCTGCGTCATCTGCTACGTGGTCGGACACGCCCTCGGGCCCA GCCCCATCCCCGCGCTGCTCATCACCGAGATCTTCCTGCAGTCCTCCCGGCCGGCTGCCTTCATGGTGGGGGGCAGCGTCCACTGGCTCTCCAACTTCGCCGTGGGCTTAATCTTCCCATTCATCCAA GTGGGCCTCGGACCTTACAGCTTCATCATTTTTGCTGTGATCTGTCTTCTCACCACCGTCTACATCTTCCTGGTTGTCCCTGAGACCAAGGGCAAGACATTCATGGAGATCAACCAGATTTTCACCAAGATGAATAAGGTGTCAGAGGTGCACCCGGAGAAGAAGGAACTGAAGGACTTCCCGATCTCTGCTTCGGGGCTGTAA